A portion of the Perognathus longimembris pacificus isolate PPM17 chromosome 20, ASM2315922v1, whole genome shotgun sequence genome contains these proteins:
- the LOC125368122 gene encoding vomeronasal type-1 receptor 4-like, with protein MGETYVPVGMIFLSQTVVGILGNFSLLYHCLFLSCMGDRMRGTDLILRHLIVANFLSLLCRGIPQTMAAWGWRDFLSDLGCKLVSYVYRVSRGVAIGSTCSLSVFQAFSISPGASRWAGLKGRAHKHIVSMVYLSWGVSLLVNIVFLMYITKPKTLDNTTMLKAYGYCFSVRHNPAAEVLYVALLSVPDVLGLGLMLWASISMLFILYTHKLRMQHIQRTSVSCRASPESRATKSILLLVSTFVSFYTWSCICQIFLCVTYNPSPVLLHMAAFAMGCFPAVSPFLLMSGHSTPYSRCFDCRRGKNTILS; from the coding sequence ATGGGAGAAACCTATGTGCCTGTGGGGATGATCTTCTTATCCCAGACTGTAGTTGGGATTCTGGgtaatttctctcttctctaccaTTGTCTATTCCTTTCCTGCATGGGGGACAGAATGAGAGGCACAGACTTGATTCTTAGGCACTTAATTGTGGCCAATTTTTTAAGTCTCTTGTGTAGGGGCATTCCCCAAACCATGGCTGCATGGGGCTGGAGAGATTTCCTCAGTGATCTGGGGTGCAAACTGGTTTCTTATGTCTACCGAGTGAGCAGAGGGGTGGCGATTGGTAGCACTTGCTCCCTTAGTGTCTTCCAGGCCTTCAGCATCAGCCCCGGGGCTTCCAGGTGGGCAGGGCTGAAGGGGAGAGCCCACAAGCACATTGTCTCCATGGTCTACCTCAGCTGGGGGGTCAGCCTCTTGGTGAACATTGTTTTTCTCATGTACATAACCAAACCCAAAACACTGGACAACACGACAATGTTAAAAGCCTATGGATACTGTTTCTCCGTGCGGCACAATCCAGCTGCAGAAGTACTATACGTGGCATTGCTCTCAGTGCCTGATGTTCTGGGTCTGGGGCTCATGCTCTGGGCCAGCATCTCCATGCTCTTCATCCTCTATACACACAAGCTGAGAATGCAGCACATCCAAAGGACCAGTGTCTCCTGCAGAGCCTCTCCTGAATCCAGAGCTACCAAAAGCATCCTCCTCCTGGTGAGCACCTTTGTGTCCTTTTACACCTGGTCCTGCATCTGTCAGATTTTCTTGTGTGTGACTTACAACCCCAGCCCTGTGCTACTACATATGGCCGCATTTGCTATGGGCTGTTTCCCAGCTGTCAGCCCTTTTCTGCTCATGAGTGGACACTCCACTCCCTACAGCCGGTGCTTCGACTGCAGGAGGGGGAAGAACACAATCCTTTCTTAA